From the genome of Leptolyngbya iicbica LK, one region includes:
- a CDS encoding GAF domain-containing protein, which translates to MQIPAIPANESSRLAVLYSLKILDTDPEERFDQITRIAQRAFRVPIALVSLIDAERQWFKSCQGFCASETPRDVSFCGHAILEDRPLIVPDARDDPRFHDNPFVMGEPGIRFYAGMPLTVLDGYRLGTLCLIDQQPRTLDTNEELLLIDLGHLVEQELAACKTSVLEELQQRNQEMELLSRLSDFLQASLSLPEAFEVMRSLLNPLFPGCSGSVFTICASRNRVEQGVTWGQHQYSIEAFAPETCWALRRGRSHFVNPERSALQCAHVHQHSEHPTAATLCIPMIAQGETLGLFFISAIELGTLNPALQQLAHTVAEQIALAIANLNLRETLQNQSYQASSS; encoded by the coding sequence ATGCAAATTCCAGCTATTCCCGCCAATGAATCCAGTCGTTTGGCGGTTCTGTATTCCCTCAAAATTCTCGACACAGACCCCGAGGAACGCTTTGATCAAATTACGCGCATCGCTCAACGGGCGTTTCGGGTACCGATCGCCCTCGTCAGCTTAATCGATGCCGAGCGGCAGTGGTTCAAGTCTTGCCAGGGCTTCTGTGCCAGCGAAACCCCGCGAGATGTCTCGTTTTGCGGACACGCCATTCTGGAAGATCGGCCTCTGATTGTGCCTGATGCCCGCGATGACCCTCGGTTTCACGACAATCCCTTTGTAATGGGAGAGCCCGGCATCCGGTTCTATGCAGGGATGCCCCTCACCGTACTCGATGGCTATCGCCTGGGCACCCTGTGCCTGATCGACCAACAACCGCGCACCTTAGACACCAATGAAGAACTGCTCTTGATCGATCTTGGGCATTTAGTCGAACAAGAACTGGCCGCTTGCAAAACCTCGGTGCTCGAAGAACTCCAACAGCGTAATCAGGAAATGGAGCTCCTCAGCCGTCTCAGTGACTTTTTACAAGCCTCACTCAGTTTGCCAGAGGCGTTTGAGGTGATGCGGAGTTTACTAAACCCCCTGTTTCCGGGCTGTTCCGGCAGTGTTTTCACGATTTGTGCGTCGCGTAATCGGGTCGAGCAAGGGGTGACTTGGGGCCAACATCAGTACTCGATCGAGGCCTTTGCCCCCGAAACCTGCTGGGCCTTGCGGCGGGGGCGATCGCATTTTGTCAATCCCGAACGGTCAGCGCTGCAATGTGCCCATGTACACCAGCACTCCGAGCATCCAACGGCGGCCACGCTCTGCATCCCCATGATTGCCCAGGGCGAAACCCTGGGTCTATTCTTCATCAGTGCTATAGAGTTAGGGACGCTCAATCCGGCGTTGCAGCAGTTGGCTCATACCGTCGCCGAACAAATTGCTTTGGCGATCGCCAACCTCAATCTCCGCGAAACGCTGCAAAATCAAAGCTATCAGGCGTCGTCATCATAG
- a CDS encoding AI-2E family transporter, with protein sequence MASSDEQRISISLSSVVLLVLAVPLLALLWQLRSLFLLVMIAIVLAASIAPVVDWAERYRVPRWLGVVLTYLAIAAIITGVAFWVGPTVVEQIQRLIRQIPVSLKQILDYAESWVVSLNDERPDFASELINRFVDVQGLTRWVIRSSQQLLVRSYGLTTGILGGFFSVILALFLSGYMLADSRTLVKNLVRLLPQPWDDRLAAQVGPMSNRIGSYIRGRLLVSTILSVATTVSLTILGLSDFALGLGAISGFTNLIPFLGPILGAIPALVVAISQGGWTVVWVLILYVVIQNLETYVLDPLLVGTSVGVHPLYQLLAVLGGTQVLGIIGALVVPPWIAGGAVLLENLYLRPKLMAERRRSLPTNPPPETPATNRPSPSPMMADG encoded by the coding sequence ATGGCTTCTTCTGACGAACAGCGCATATCCATTTCCCTTAGCAGCGTGGTTTTGCTGGTGTTGGCAGTCCCGTTGCTGGCGCTGTTATGGCAGCTGCGGAGCTTATTTTTGCTGGTGATGATCGCGATCGTTCTGGCCGCGTCGATCGCCCCCGTGGTTGATTGGGCCGAGCGCTATCGGGTGCCGCGCTGGTTAGGGGTGGTGCTGACGTATCTCGCGATCGCCGCCATCATCACTGGCGTCGCCTTTTGGGTAGGGCCCACCGTCGTAGAACAAATCCAACGGTTGATCCGCCAAATTCCGGTTTCCCTCAAGCAAATTCTCGACTATGCCGAGAGTTGGGTCGTCAGCCTCAACGACGAGCGCCCCGACTTTGCCAGCGAGCTCATCAACCGCTTTGTGGATGTACAGGGCCTCACCCGCTGGGTGATTCGGTCAAGTCAGCAGCTCTTGGTGCGTTCTTACGGACTGACGACGGGCATTTTGGGCGGCTTTTTTAGCGTGATTTTGGCCCTGTTTTTATCGGGCTACATGCTGGCCGATAGTCGTACGCTGGTGAAAAATTTAGTGCGCTTGTTGCCCCAACCCTGGGACGATCGCCTGGCCGCCCAGGTTGGCCCCATGAGCAATCGCATCGGCAGCTACATCCGGGGACGCTTGCTAGTTTCGACTATTTTGTCTGTCGCTACCACCGTCAGCCTTACCATTTTGGGCCTGTCAGATTTTGCCTTGGGCCTGGGGGCTATCTCCGGCTTTACCAATCTCATTCCCTTTTTGGGGCCGATTTTGGGGGCCATTCCCGCCCTGGTCGTCGCCATCTCCCAAGGGGGCTGGACGGTCGTTTGGGTGCTCATTCTATATGTAGTTATCCAAAATTTAGAGACCTACGTGCTCGACCCCTTGCTGGTGGGCACATCGGTGGGTGTGCATCCGCTTTATCAGCTGCTTGCCGTGCTGGGGGGCACTCAGGTCTTGGGCATTATCGGGGCGTTGGTGGTGCCGCCATGGATCGCTGGCGGAGCAGTTTTGTTGGAAAACCTATATTTGCGGCCCAAACTCATGGCCGAACGGCGGCGATCGCTCCCCACAAATCCGCCGCCGGAAACCCCAGCGACCAATCGTCCGTCTCCTAGTCCCATGATGGCAGACGGCTAA
- the purM gene encoding phosphoribosylformylglycinamidine cyclo-ligase, with protein MDYQEAGVDVVAGRAFVDRIQQMVSSTRRPEVLGGLGGFGGLFQLPTGYETPVLVSGTDGVGTKLKVAQTLNRHNTVGIDLVAMCVNDVLTCGAEPLFFLDYLATGKLDAEQLAAVVEGIATGCRETGCALIGGETAEMPGFYGPGEYDLAGFCVGIVEKSAILDGSQVTTGDVVIGLASRGIHSNGYSLVRKIMAEAERSDRATPGYDWAECPALLNGASLAETLLTPTQLYVKPILAAQQAGLAIHAMAHITGGGLPENLPRCLSDRHSIVLKPDSWPVLPIFEWLAAAGQVSPEAMYNTFNMGIGFVVIVPSAQQAAAIAHFQVQGVAAYAIGEVIDGDGRLSGIPGVA; from the coding sequence ATGGATTATCAAGAGGCCGGAGTCGATGTCGTGGCGGGCCGCGCCTTTGTCGATCGCATTCAACAAATGGTCAGCAGTACGCGCCGTCCCGAGGTGCTAGGCGGCTTAGGCGGTTTTGGGGGATTGTTTCAACTGCCGACGGGGTATGAAACCCCGGTGTTGGTGTCGGGTACCGATGGCGTGGGCACCAAGCTCAAAGTGGCCCAAACGCTCAATCGGCACAATACGGTAGGTATCGATTTAGTGGCGATGTGCGTTAACGATGTGTTGACCTGTGGGGCGGAGCCGCTGTTCTTTTTGGATTATTTGGCAACAGGCAAACTGGATGCCGAGCAGTTAGCCGCAGTTGTGGAAGGCATTGCCACGGGGTGTCGGGAGACCGGGTGTGCGTTGATTGGGGGCGAAACGGCGGAAATGCCGGGATTTTATGGTCCTGGAGAATATGATTTGGCGGGCTTTTGTGTCGGCATTGTGGAAAAATCGGCCATTCTAGACGGGTCGCAGGTGACGACCGGGGATGTGGTGATTGGCCTGGCGAGTCGCGGCATTCACAGTAATGGTTACAGCCTGGTGCGCAAGATTATGGCGGAAGCGGAGCGGAGCGATCGCGCCACGCCTGGCTATGACTGGGCCGAGTGTCCGGCCTTATTGAATGGCGCTTCTCTGGCCGAGACCTTGCTGACGCCGACCCAGCTATATGTCAAGCCAATTTTGGCGGCCCAGCAGGCGGGGTTGGCTATTCACGCCATGGCCCACATTACCGGGGGCGGGTTGCCCGAAAATCTGCCGCGCTGCCTGAGCGATCGCCATTCAATTGTGCTTAAGCCGGATAGCTGGCCCGTGTTGCCGATTTTTGAGTGGTTAGCAGCGGCGGGTCAGGTGTCGCCGGAGGCGATGTACAACACCTTTAATATGGGCATTGGCTTTGTTGTGATCGTGCCGTCTGCGCAACAGGCGGCGGCGATCGCCCATTTTCAGGTGCAAGGGGTGGCGGCCTATGCGATCGGAGAGGTCATCGATGGCGATGGTCGGCTGAGCGGCATTCCCGGTGTGGCATAA
- a CDS encoding septal ring lytic transglycosylase RlpA family protein, with protein MIQNLCRSLTVAAVVCATGAPLAASAEQTLGNAHANLQETLEVAVDQRDAATPEARSGDRNSARLTPEAAELSDLFRIAAHTLEGERIAILHIDNLPVLTFVDDLETDATTKAITTSDELVNRAEAVARAIDAFYQAGGDPHAIGVRWNDAAEEYALTLDGEDLVAINEAVRYVNPTGQLQTDALQAANRLRNLLGASEELTEVEGAPAPAAVAQTNWGVVSSFSGTASWYGPGFDGRSTASGERFNRHALTAAHRTLPFGTRVLVTNVSNNRQVVVRINDRGPYSHGRVIDLSEGAAREIGLHLAGVGTVRVEVLGN; from the coding sequence ATGATTCAGAACTTGTGTCGCAGCTTGACGGTCGCCGCAGTGGTATGTGCCACGGGCGCACCTTTAGCCGCAAGCGCTGAGCAAACCTTAGGGAATGCTCACGCGAACCTACAGGAAACTCTCGAAGTCGCTGTCGATCAACGGGACGCAGCCACCCCTGAAGCCCGTTCAGGCGATCGCAACTCCGCTCGGTTAACCCCTGAAGCGGCTGAACTTTCAGACCTTTTCCGAATTGCTGCCCACACGCTCGAAGGCGAGCGGATCGCCATTTTGCACATCGACAACTTGCCGGTGCTGACCTTTGTCGACGACTTAGAGACCGACGCGACGACGAAGGCCATTACCACCAGTGATGAACTGGTCAATCGAGCTGAAGCCGTCGCCCGTGCGATCGATGCTTTTTACCAGGCTGGTGGTGACCCCCATGCCATTGGGGTGCGTTGGAATGACGCTGCCGAAGAATATGCCCTCACCCTCGATGGCGAAGACTTAGTCGCCATTAATGAGGCCGTCCGCTATGTCAACCCGACGGGTCAGCTTCAGACCGATGCGTTGCAGGCAGCCAATCGCCTGCGTAACCTACTGGGCGCATCAGAAGAACTGACCGAAGTTGAAGGCGCACCGGCCCCCGCAGCCGTAGCCCAGACTAACTGGGGCGTAGTTTCTAGCTTCTCGGGTACCGCCTCTTGGTATGGGCCTGGCTTTGACGGCCGCTCGACCGCGAGTGGCGAACGGTTTAATCGCCACGCCTTAACAGCCGCGCACCGGACGTTGCCTTTTGGGACTCGGGTGCTGGTGACGAACGTCAGCAACAATCGTCAAGTGGTGGTGCGCATCAACGACCGAGGCCCCTATTCCCACGGTCGGGTGATTGACCTCTCAGAAGGTGCCGCTCGCGAAATTGGTCTGCACCTAGCAGGCGTTGGCACCGTTCGGGTCGAAGTCCTCGGCAATTAA
- a CDS encoding 4'-phosphopantetheinyl transferase family protein: protein MSSLVIEAAGSLGIWRLESGQTRRWRNSESDGRSLQGAQTAVNLTEPQAISWPEPETTHVWQLRGAAAQEARSHWQGWLSSDEQARWQRYRRAADRDRFLCSRGGLRYLLASYLQQPPASIQLRYGAQGRPMLAAASVPLHFNVAHSGDWVIWAFSRCPWLGVDVEVLQPRRRLRSLMQKCLTPAEQADVLRDPTAQLARFLTMWTVKEAHLKAVGLGLSYPLRDVQVALQPQPQLVRPAVTPTNAGRAWHVQVWPPDAGAIAAICVGQSPVAVDFVDLAPCTTTAVTDTKSPQKLIDNF, encoded by the coding sequence ATGTCGTCGTTGGTCATTGAGGCTGCGGGCAGTTTGGGAATCTGGCGGCTGGAGTCCGGTCAGACTAGACGATGGCGAAATAGCGAATCGGATGGGCGATCGCTGCAAGGAGCACAGACCGCGGTGAATTTAACGGAGCCTCAAGCGATCTCGTGGCCAGAACCAGAGACGACTCATGTGTGGCAATTGCGCGGTGCGGCGGCCCAGGAGGCGCGATCGCACTGGCAAGGCTGGTTATCGTCGGATGAACAAGCCCGCTGGCAGCGCTATCGTCGCGCAGCTGATCGCGATCGCTTCCTGTGCAGTCGCGGTGGCTTACGTTACCTATTGGCGAGTTATCTGCAACAGCCACCTGCCAGTATTCAGTTGCGGTACGGAGCCCAGGGGCGGCCAATGCTCGCGGCGGCATCGGTGCCTTTACATTTCAACGTGGCGCACAGCGGCGACTGGGTAATCTGGGCCTTCAGTCGCTGTCCATGGCTTGGGGTCGATGTGGAAGTATTGCAGCCCCGGCGGCGACTGCGATCGCTGATGCAAAAATGTTTGACGCCGGCAGAGCAGGCCGATGTCTTGCGCGACCCAACTGCTCAACTGGCCCGGTTTCTCACCATGTGGACGGTCAAAGAAGCTCACCTAAAGGCTGTAGGGCTGGGGTTGAGCTATCCCCTCCGAGACGTGCAAGTGGCTTTGCAGCCTCAGCCTCAGCTGGTGCGCCCCGCAGTGACGCCGACCAACGCCGGACGGGCTTGGCACGTTCAGGTGTGGCCGCCTGATGCTGGGGCGATCGCGGCGATTTGCGTTGGTCAGTCTCCTGTTGCCGTTGATTTTGTTGACTTGGCCCCTTGCACAACCACAGCTGTGACGGACACAAAAAGTCCCCAGAAGCTGATTGACAACTTCTGA
- a CDS encoding rhodanese-like domain-containing protein, with protein MDHSASLIFRQLFDLSSSTYTYLLADPQSREAVLIDPVFEQHDRDRALIEELGLTLLYTLDTHCHADHVTGAWRLQQSCGSQIAISGRYGDMIEGADRLLDHGDTIQFGGRSLSVRATPGHTDGCVTYVLDDQSMAFTGDCLLIRGAGRCDFQQGNASVMYHSIKEQIFTLPDTCAIYPGHDYSGRTASTVAEEKQYNSRIGGQATETDFVGYMDNLGLPHPKKIDIAIPGNCRCGRPEDGQLPGVIDWAPVRQTYGGLREIEPQWVAEHLSEVTVIDVREADEFNNRLGHIAGAQLIPLGDLRDAIAQIPQDRPVVTVCQSGSRSGQATVILRKAGVEQTANLRGGMLEWNHAGLPVERQSPVGVAE; from the coding sequence GTGGACCATTCTGCTTCTTTGATTTTTCGGCAACTGTTCGATCTGTCGTCTTCGACCTACACCTATCTCCTGGCGGATCCACAAAGCCGGGAAGCAGTGTTGATTGATCCGGTTTTTGAGCAGCACGATCGCGATCGGGCACTGATTGAAGAATTGGGGCTCACCTTGCTGTACACGCTGGATACTCATTGCCATGCCGACCACGTGACTGGGGCTTGGCGGTTGCAGCAGTCCTGCGGTTCACAGATTGCTATCTCGGGGCGCTATGGCGACATGATTGAGGGCGCCGACCGACTGCTGGATCATGGCGACACTATTCAATTTGGCGGGCGATCGCTGTCTGTCCGAGCGACCCCCGGCCATACAGACGGCTGTGTCACTTACGTGTTGGATGATCAGTCGATGGCCTTTACGGGCGACTGTCTGTTGATTCGGGGGGCCGGACGCTGCGATTTTCAGCAGGGCAATGCGTCAGTGATGTACCACTCCATCAAAGAGCAGATTTTTACCCTGCCAGATACCTGTGCCATCTATCCGGGACACGACTACAGCGGTCGCACGGCTTCCACCGTGGCAGAAGAAAAACAGTACAACTCGCGCATTGGCGGCCAGGCGACGGAAACAGACTTTGTCGGCTATATGGATAATTTGGGCTTGCCCCACCCGAAAAAGATTGACATCGCGATTCCGGGAAATTGTCGGTGTGGCCGACCCGAAGACGGGCAACTGCCTGGCGTGATTGATTGGGCTCCGGTGCGTCAGACCTATGGCGGCTTACGCGAGATTGAGCCGCAGTGGGTGGCCGAACATCTCTCAGAGGTGACGGTGATCGACGTCCGGGAGGCGGATGAATTTAATAATCGCTTGGGTCACATCGCTGGAGCCCAGTTGATTCCCTTGGGGGATTTGCGAGACGCGATCGCCCAAATTCCTCAAGATCGGCCAGTGGTGACGGTTTGCCAGTCGGGCAGTCGCTCGGGGCAGGCGACGGTCATTCTCCGTAAGGCTGGGGTTGAGCAAACTGCCAATTTGCGGGGGGGCATGTTGGAGTGGAACCACGCGGGATTGCCGGTGGAAAGACAGTCCCCGGTTGGCGTGGCAGAATAA
- a CDS encoding DUF3370 domain-containing protein: MFTALAWLSLAPTVVNAPIPPSPAPIVAAVPAIEGQALPRIPDEFTLYHDVLPLPGQLNNVPVFNSNSPELVQQDGILLSTFPGDEMAHADAHLDFAFEGRFDFFAHHIARGLVPDDRRTLFIGGVIYNPNPEPVTLTIGQGVSYLSQEAPFYNLPALRFNPDGSVFSGPGSRTVADVLQQRRQSQWPRQIVIPPEQTYLLVNAPIPLRRLPFAADATLPPGSILPGAPNNFQGYPVASVVPRADGRPLPSNGRSLLLHLESDGPVYAATLAMYAPRTDEGEERAPTLQEWLRLLVNGRLAGPRDIPPTNPEEYAKSDEDSRFFYGRVAGVAQGSQWEARAVDEEDADYLTIPAAGEAVSYVISTVDYNTFGTSQIQSAPMLARYSDTAYRAHGNYGVHYKIRLPLHNATDRPQRIALSLQTPLQDETLKHGLRFLRNPVDRIFFRGTVRVQYETETGQQQTRYIHVVQRQGEEGEPLLRLALPPNAQQNVTVELIYPPDATPPQVLTLETLGNASARTRPPATVESAPVSDVDESADSLSPVPPATTSTTPLPVINTAAEVTETDATDLIPASMDQFLAD, encoded by the coding sequence ATGTTTACTGCACTTGCATGGCTTTCGCTGGCTCCCACCGTTGTGAATGCCCCCATACCCCCGTCACCAGCGCCCATTGTGGCCGCTGTACCCGCGATCGAGGGGCAGGCCCTGCCGCGAATTCCGGACGAATTTACGCTGTATCACGATGTGCTGCCCCTGCCAGGCCAACTGAACAACGTTCCTGTCTTCAATAGCAATAGTCCAGAGTTGGTACAGCAAGATGGCATTCTGCTCTCCACCTTCCCCGGTGATGAGATGGCTCATGCCGACGCCCACCTGGATTTCGCCTTTGAAGGGCGGTTTGACTTTTTTGCCCATCACATCGCTCGGGGGCTCGTGCCCGACGATCGCCGCACACTCTTTATTGGCGGTGTGATTTATAACCCCAACCCTGAACCCGTCACGTTAACGATTGGGCAAGGGGTCAGCTACCTCAGCCAAGAAGCACCGTTTTACAATTTGCCCGCCCTGCGGTTCAATCCAGACGGCTCCGTCTTTTCTGGACCGGGCAGTCGCACAGTCGCCGACGTCTTGCAGCAGCGTCGTCAGTCTCAATGGCCCCGGCAGATTGTCATTCCTCCCGAACAAACATATTTATTAGTGAATGCGCCAATTCCCCTGCGGCGCTTGCCTTTTGCAGCTGATGCCACCCTGCCACCGGGTTCGATCTTGCCGGGTGCGCCTAACAACTTTCAGGGCTACCCCGTTGCCTCAGTAGTGCCCCGTGCTGATGGTCGCCCCTTACCCAGCAATGGGCGATCGCTGCTCTTACATCTAGAAAGTGATGGTCCTGTGTATGCGGCCACCCTGGCCATGTATGCGCCCCGCACCGACGAGGGTGAAGAACGTGCCCCGACCCTGCAAGAATGGCTGAGATTATTGGTTAATGGTCGGCTGGCTGGTCCCCGCGACATTCCGCCCACCAACCCGGAAGAGTATGCCAAAAGTGACGAAGACAGCCGCTTTTTCTATGGTCGCGTCGCTGGCGTCGCCCAAGGGTCACAATGGGAAGCCCGCGCCGTCGATGAAGAGGACGCCGACTATCTGACGATTCCGGCCGCTGGCGAAGCCGTTTCTTACGTCATCAGCACCGTTGACTACAACACCTTTGGCACGAGCCAAATTCAAAGTGCCCCGATGTTGGCGCGCTATTCTGATACGGCCTATCGCGCCCACGGCAACTATGGGGTGCACTACAAAATTCGCTTGCCGCTGCATAATGCCACCGATCGTCCCCAGCGCATTGCCCTGAGTTTGCAAACTCCCCTACAAGACGAGACCTTGAAGCATGGGCTGCGGTTTTTGCGGAATCCGGTGGATCGGATCTTTTTCCGGGGCACCGTCCGCGTGCAGTACGAAACTGAAACCGGACAACAGCAAACTCGCTACATTCACGTCGTCCAACGCCAGGGCGAAGAAGGTGAGCCGCTCTTGCGCTTGGCCTTACCCCCTAACGCTCAACAAAATGTCACCGTTGAGCTGATTTACCCGCCTGACGCGACCCCCCCTCAAGTCTTGACCTTAGAAACCTTGGGCAATGCCAGCGCCCGCACCAGGCCGCCCGCGACCGTCGAGTCCGCGCCGGTTAGTGATGTGGATGAGTCAGCTGATTCATTGTCCCCAGTCCCGCCAGCGACAACATCCACCACGCCGCTGCCCGTTATCAACACCGCTGCTGAGGTGACTGAGACGGACGCTACCGACTTAATACCCGCCAGCATGGATCAGTTTTTGGCCGACTGA
- a CDS encoding FAD-dependent oxidoreductase: MSSLPELSSLQALSRRSVLKLFGFGTLAAGVGYSRFSKPQPTIHHQDRLALPRQPGRDLKAVVIGGGLAGLAAAYELSQRGVRVTLLERSPQLGGKIASWPIQVGDDHFMMEHGFHGFFPQYYNLFGLVEELQIRQNFKSLDYYSVVYKDGYQPEVFRPSHSAFPWNVVDLAINSPNRLKWGINLAKLKHLEVFREITGFRTPQSFDRLDQMSVAEWVKEDFPQGLYDLYFLPFAKSSLNAPDVMSAGELMQFFHFYFFGNPEGLAFNGTCQDMGRSLVDPIVAAIEDNGGQVITGATVSQLGWQDHNIHQVTYHQGSVAANPVAFWVDRNPLLSTDEMEYFGAGDRVFSHQPGTQEALSLTCTHQGCTVQKTVQVSTDGGYACPCHGAVYAQDGEVLGGPARENLTRYRVVDRQGDQIQLLAQAPATGGATDTTVDADYFVLAADIPGIKHLMSLSQGQVEPTVSRQVEQLQVADPFAVGRFWFDRDFDWEHSWFTSLSGYRLTDSITLYHRIQEDYIDWAERTGGSVVELHAYCYKEKEFPTQQALLDTFQSELFEIVPTLKDATLLHKQLVNQKNFAGFPPGSYGDRPETTTAASNLLFAGDWVKMPFPCGLMERAVSSGLLAANAVLQQEGAQRRPILSVNPEGVLKI; encoded by the coding sequence ATGTCCTCACTCCCGGAACTTTCGTCTCTACAGGCGCTCTCCCGTCGTAGTGTGCTCAAACTGTTCGGATTTGGTACGTTAGCCGCTGGTGTCGGCTACTCTCGATTTAGCAAACCGCAACCCACCATCCATCATCAAGATCGTTTGGCCTTGCCACGCCAACCCGGTCGCGACCTCAAGGCAGTGGTGATTGGTGGAGGCTTGGCGGGCCTCGCAGCCGCCTATGAGCTGAGCCAGCGGGGGGTGCGGGTCACTTTATTGGAGCGATCGCCCCAACTCGGCGGCAAAATCGCGAGTTGGCCGATCCAAGTCGGCGACGACCACTTCATGATGGAGCATGGCTTTCACGGCTTTTTTCCGCAGTATTACAACCTGTTTGGCCTGGTCGAAGAACTCCAGATTCGGCAAAATTTTAAATCCCTCGACTATTATTCGGTCGTCTACAAAGACGGCTATCAGCCCGAAGTCTTTCGTCCCAGCCACTCGGCCTTTCCGTGGAATGTGGTGGATCTGGCCATTAATTCACCGAATCGCTTGAAGTGGGGCATCAACCTCGCCAAGCTCAAGCATTTGGAAGTCTTTCGAGAAATCACTGGCTTCCGCACGCCCCAGAGTTTTGACCGCCTCGACCAAATGTCCGTCGCGGAATGGGTCAAGGAAGACTTCCCCCAAGGGCTCTACGACCTCTATTTTTTGCCCTTTGCCAAGTCCAGCCTGAATGCACCGGATGTGATGAGTGCGGGGGAACTGATGCAGTTCTTCCACTTCTATTTCTTTGGCAATCCGGAAGGGCTCGCTTTTAATGGCACCTGCCAGGACATGGGCCGCAGCCTCGTCGATCCCATCGTGGCGGCCATTGAAGACAATGGTGGTCAGGTGATTACTGGTGCTACCGTGAGCCAACTCGGCTGGCAAGACCACAACATTCACCAAGTGACTTACCACCAGGGCTCGGTGGCGGCAAACCCGGTGGCCTTTTGGGTCGATCGCAATCCGCTGCTGAGCACCGACGAGATGGAATACTTTGGGGCGGGCGATCGCGTCTTCAGTCACCAGCCTGGCACCCAAGAAGCGCTATCTCTCACCTGCACCCACCAGGGCTGCACCGTGCAAAAAACGGTGCAAGTTAGTACCGACGGTGGCTACGCCTGTCCCTGCCACGGGGCCGTGTATGCCCAGGACGGCGAGGTCCTCGGGGGGCCTGCCCGTGAAAATCTCACCCGCTATCGGGTGGTCGATCGCCAGGGGGACCAAATTCAGCTCTTGGCCCAAGCGCCTGCCACGGGGGGAGCCACCGACACTACAGTAGACGCCGATTACTTTGTGCTGGCCGCCGATATTCCCGGCATCAAACACTTGATGTCCCTTTCTCAAGGTCAGGTGGAGCCGACGGTGTCCCGTCAAGTCGAGCAGTTGCAGGTGGCCGATCCCTTTGCGGTGGGGCGGTTCTGGTTCGATCGCGACTTTGACTGGGAGCATAGCTGGTTCACCTCCCTCTCGGGCTATCGCTTGACGGACAGCATCACGCTGTATCACCGCATTCAAGAAGACTACATTGACTGGGCCGAGCGCACTGGGGGCAGCGTCGTCGAACTCCATGCCTACTGCTACAAGGAAAAGGAATTTCCCACCCAGCAAGCGTTGCTCGACACCTTCCAGTCCGAACTATTCGAGATTGTCCCGACGTTGAAAGACGCCACGCTGCTGCACAAGCAACTGGTGAATCAGAAAAACTTTGCGGGCTTTCCCCCCGGCAGCTATGGCGATCGCCCCGAAACCACCACCGCTGCTTCCAATCTGCTGTTCGCGGGCGACTGGGTCAAGATGCCCTTCCCTTGCGGCCTGATGGAACGGGCGGTGAGCAGCGGTCTGCTGGCGGCCAACGCCGTGTTG